The region CGCTCCCGCCTAAAGTCGAGCGGAGGTCGTAATTCCATCCCAAACGGCGCGCGGCTTGCAGTGCCACTTGCACGACTTTCGAGTTTTTATCATGTTCGTATCCTTCATACGCTCTTTCGACGTCGATTTCAGCAATCGCCGAACCATCTTGCGCCGCTTTCTCTAAACAAGTTACCATATGCTCGATTTGAAGCCGAAGTTTTTCTTTATCGAAACTCCGCGCTTCTCCAGTCATCACCGTTTCAGCGGGAACGACATTCGTCGCCGTACCCCCCCGAATAGTTCCGATGTTCGCCGTGGTTTCTTCATCGATTCTTCCTAATTTCATGGCTGCGATTCCCACGGATGCAATTTGAATCGAATTGATTCCTTTTTCAGGGTCCTTGCCCGCGTGCGCAGGCTTCCCGATGACTCGAGCTGTGAACCTGTCATGCGTGCCGACACGGGAAACGAACGAACCAACAGGAGGACCTGTGTCGAAAACGAATCCATAAGAAACGTTCACATCTTTGAAATCCGATGCATATGCCCCTTTCAATCCGATTTCTTCCGCACAGGTTAAAACTAAAAAGATATCTCCGTGAGGAATATCCGACTCTTGTATCGCGAAAACGGCTTCGAGAATCGGCGCCATCCCCCCTTTATCATCTGCGCCTAAAATAGTTTTCCCATTGCTATAAAAAACACCATCTCTTTCTTCGATGACCAATCCTTCCGTGGGTTCTACGGTGTCGAAATGCGCAGAGAAAAAAATTCCCGGAATGCCCGCTTGGTTCGCCGGCAACTTCGCATATAAATTGTTTGCATTACCATTGATTTTTTGGGAAGCGTTATCTTCCCAAACCGAAAGACCCTTGGACTCTAAAAGGTTGCGTACAAAAAGTACACAATCTCTTTCTTGTAGCGGCGGGCTATTGATAAGACACAGGTCGCGGAACAGTTGAAAAAGTCGCTCTTCTCGAATCATAATTACACTCATCTTACGAGACAGTTTATCTTCAGATAACACCTTAAACCAGCGCCCCGAAATGAGCGTATACTATCTTGTTCCATGGCTATAGCGGAGTTGGACTCGCTTACCGTCAAATACGATAAGGTAACCGCTGTCAACAATCTATCTTGTGAAATTCCTGAAGGGTGCGTCGGCCTTTTGGGACCCAATGGTGCCGGAAAAACCACACTCATCAAAGCCATGCTCGGTTTTGTTACCCCTTTCTCCGGGTCAGGGAAAGTCCTCGGCTACGACATTCTCCACGAGCCTCTTACTGTAAGAATGAACGTCGGCCTGATGCCGGAAACGGAGTGCTACATCCCAGGTCTTACAGCGGTCGAATTCGTGGCTTACTGCGGAGAGCTTTGCGGAATGCCGCGCTCCGAAGCGATGCGCAGAGCACATGAAGTACTGGACTACGTAGGATTAGGCGAAGCGCGTTACCGCCTCATAGACACCTATTCCACGGGAATGAAGCAAAGAGCGAAGCTTGCACAAGGACTCGTTCATGGTCCGCACCTCCTCTTTCTCGATGAGCCGACAAACGGGCTCGACCCTGCGGGAAGAGAGGAAATGCTTACCCTCATCAAAGATATCTCTCATGGAAAAGGTGTAAATGTGCTTTTGTCCTCCCATTTACTTCCGGACATCGAACGCACTTGCGACTACGTCATCGTCA is a window of Fimbriimonadales bacterium DNA encoding:
- a CDS encoding M20/M25/M40 family metallo-hydrolase codes for the protein MIREERLFQLFRDLCLINSPPLQERDCVLFVRNLLESKGLSVWEDNASQKINGNANNLYAKLPANQAGIPGIFFSAHFDTVEPTEGLVIEERDGVFYSNGKTILGADDKGGMAPILEAVFAIQESDIPHGDIFLVLTCAEEIGLKGAYASDFKDVNVSYGFVFDTGPPVGSFVSRVGTHDRFTARVIGKPAHAGKDPEKGINSIQIASVGIAAMKLGRIDEETTANIGTIRGGTATNVVPAETVMTGEARSFDKEKLRLQIEHMVTCLEKAAQDGSAIAEIDVERAYEGYEHDKNSKVVQVALQAARRLGWNYDLRSTLGGSDANVFNSRGIPTVVCGTGMEEIHTHQEHISKTDLVNSARLAIEIVKVSSEIR
- a CDS encoding ABC transporter ATP-binding protein, yielding MAIAELDSLTVKYDKVTAVNNLSCEIPEGCVGLLGPNGAGKTTLIKAMLGFVTPFSGSGKVLGYDILHEPLTVRMNVGLMPETECYIPGLTAVEFVAYCGELCGMPRSEAMRRAHEVLDYVGLGEARYRLIDTYSTGMKQRAKLAQGLVHGPHLLFLDEPTNGLDPAGREEMLTLIKDISHGKGVNVLLSSHLLPDIERTCDYVIVMQKGEIRAKDTVENIRKTSALQYDIELKEPSDDFEREIEKFGAKVISRLSHSYRIQFMDGIPSASQAIFLAAKNSKAQVRSLRQAQRTLEDAFLEALHLEALQ